Proteins from a single region of Ziziphus jujuba cultivar Dongzao chromosome 1, ASM3175591v1:
- the LOC107404833 gene encoding mitochondrial arginine transporter BAC2 — protein sequence MDFWPEFLASSWGREFVAGGFGGIAGIISGYPLDTLRIRQQHSKTGSAFTILRNVISAEGPSALYRGMTAPLASVTFQNAMVFQIYAVLSRAFDTSVPLSDPPSYKGVALGGFGTGAIQSLILSPVELVKIRLQLKNTNPKLHQTDSHKGPVSVAKSIFKAEGLRGIYRGLTITTMRDAPCHGFYFWTYEYVREQLHPGCRKSGQESLQTMLLAGGLAGVASWVCCYPLDVVKTRLQAQSPNGPLKYKGIADCFRKSVEEEGYNVLWRGLGTAVTRAFVVNGAIFAAYEIALRCLFTNGNTQTESSIT from the exons ATGGATTTCTGGCCAGAGTTTCTTGCGAGCAGTTGGGGAAGAGAATTCGTAGCTGGTGGGTTTGGAGGCATAGCTGGTATCATCTCTGGTTATCCACTCGATACCCTTCGTATCCGCCAACAGCACTCCAAAACTGGTTCTGCTTTCACCATCCTTCGTAATGTCATCTCTGCTGAAGGACCTTCTGCTCTCTACAGAGGCATGACTGCTCCTTTGGCATCTGTCACTTTTCAG AACGCTATGGTATTCCAGATATATGCCGTTCTCTCTCGAGCATTTGACACATCCGTTCCACTAAGTGACCCTCCTTCCTATAAAGGTGTTGCTTTAGGAGGATTTGGTACAGGTGCTATACAGAGTCTAATCCTCAGTCCCGTAGAGCTTGTTAAAATTCGACTTCAATTGAAGAATACCAATCCAAAACTTCATCAAACTGATTCTCATAAAGGCCCTGTAAGTGTTGCCAAGAGCATATTCAAAGCCGAAGGTTTGAGAGGAATATACCGAGGTCTAACCATAACCACGATGAGAGATGCACCGTGTCATGGATTCTACTTTTGGACATATGAGTACGTGAGAGAGCAGCTTCATCCAGGGTGCAGAAAGAGTGGGCAAGAGAGCCTCCAGACAATGTTGCTAGCAGGAGGGCTGGCAGGTGTTGCCAGTTGGGTTTGTTGCTATCCATTGGATGTTGTAAAAACCAGGTTACAAGCTCAATCTCCAAATGGTCCTCTGAAATACAAAGGGATTGCTGATTGTTTTAGGAAGAGCGTCGAGGAGGAAGGATATAATGTGCTGTGGAGAGGATTAGGAACTGCTGTTACAAGAGCATTTGTGGTAAATGGGGCTATTTTTGCAGCTTATGAGATTGCTCTTAGGTGCCTATTCACCAATGGAAACACTCAAACAGAAAGTTCAATCAcgtaa
- the LOC107404756 gene encoding G-type lectin S-receptor-like serine/threonine-protein kinase CES101 isoform X1, whose protein sequence is MASIKGNLLLLCFSFCVLFVDPSYCQTDTLAQGQELKHGRQLFSASGIFRLGFFQLDAANNSYLGVSYNRANEKPVWVANRNNPILGNSGILTIDRFGNFKIISRKLGDCVLLYTVQTAINASAVLLDSGNFVLHELNPDGSVKRDLWQSFDYPTDTLLPKMKLGFDRKTGLNRTLTSWRTDGFPASGSFTLGMDPSGINQMVIWWQGSTYWTSGVWQNGCFNMSHEFCYYYKYNFSYTSNEKEAYFDYSVDKEITIFPRLTVNAEGQLKGFGMDSLFTEVSCFDSSSSSLRVGCVEQKLPDCRSYHDKFVLKMGVMSRDGFRFHNDNLSITDCWERCLKNCSCVAYASANDNGTGCEIWTKDSSFTESNLSTLKEIYILESSVQMWWIWLMILVGGTAIIPLLLSSCYVLWKKCKAKSKRLQRVEENMLLHELGQVSKSQKDGKMSNELRIFSFESLVAATNIFSTENKLGEGGFGAVYKFQGKLRDGQEVAIKRLSRSSGQGLVEFKNEALLIGKLQHTNLVRLLGFCIQGEEKILIYEYMPNKSLDSLLFNSYEKSVLHWKKRYSIIEGVTQGLVYLHKYSRLKVIHRDLKTSNILLDEEMNPKISDFGMARMFALNECEENTQRVVGTYGYMPPEYAMRGIVSIKTDVFSFGVIVLEIISGKKNNSHYDSEDPLNLIGYAWKLWNEGRVFELVDPKMIEPWAASEVLRCIHVGLLCVQDRATERPTMTDVVSMLSNDTLLLPAPKQPAYFIDTVRKEVEVSAKKSDNCSMNDVTISVMDAR, encoded by the exons ATGGCGAGCATAAAAGGAAACCTACTTCTTCTCTGTTTTTCCTTCTGCGTACTCTTTGTGGATCCTTCTTACTGCCAAACAGACACATTAGCACAAGGCCAAGAGCTCAAACATGGGAGGCAATTGTTCTCCGCTTCTGGGATATTCAGGTTAGGATTTTTCCAGCTTGACGCTGCAAATAATTCTTATTTAGGAGTATCTTATAATAGAGCTAATGAGAAGCCAGTATGGGTTGCCAACCGGAACAACCCAATTCTTGGAAATTCAGGAATTCTCACAATTGATCGTTTTGGTAACTTTAAGATCATTTCCCGCAAGTTGGGAGATTGTGTATTACTGTATACGGTTCAAACAGCCATCAATGCAAGTGCTGTTCTACTTGATAGCGGTAATTTTGTACTACATGAATTGAATCCTGATGGGTCTGTGAAGAGGGACTTGTGGCAAAGCTTTGACTATCCTACTGATACACTTTTGCCCAAAATGAAACTGGGGTTTGACAGAAAAACTGGGCTTAATCGGACTCTAACATCTTGGAGGACTGATGGGTTTCCAGCATCAGGATCATTTACTCTTGGTATGGACCCCAGTGGTATAAACCAAATGGTTATTTGGTGGCAAGGAAGCACATATTGGACAAGTGGTGTTTGGCAAAACGGGTGTTTCAACATGTCACAtgagttttgttattattacaaGTACAACTTTAGCTACACATCAAATGAGAAAGAAGCATACTTTGATTATTCCGTTGATAAAGAAATCACCATTTTCCCAAGGCTCACTGTAAATGCAGAGGGCCAGCTCAAGGGTTTTGGTATGGATTCCCTCTTTACAGAAGTTTCATGCTTtgattcttcctcttcttccttgaGAGTTGGTTGTGTTGAGCAAAAGCTTCCGGATTGCAGGAGTTATCATGATAAATTTGTGTTGAAAATGGGAGTAATGTCTCGGGATGGATTTAGGTTTCATAATGACAATCTTTCCATCACTGATTGTTGGGAAAGATGCTTGAAAAATTGTTCTTGTGTTGCTTATGCTTCTGCAAATGACAATGGCACTGGCTGTGAGATTTGGACCAAAGACTCAAGCTTTACAGAGAGTAATTTGAGCACTTTAAAAGAGATATACATCCTTGAATCCTCAG TGCAAATGTGGTGGATATGGCTCATGATTTTGGTAGGAGGAACCGCAATTATTCCCTTGTTGCTCTCATCATGCTATGTTCTATGGAAAAAATGTAAGGCAAAAAGTAAGCGCTTACAGAGAGTTGAAGAAAACATGCTACTACATGAACTTGGCCAAGTGAGCAAAAGCCAGAAGGATGGGAAGATGAGCAATGAATTGcgtatatttagttttgaaagcCTTGTTGCTGCTACAAACATTTTCTCAACAGAAAATAAGCTGGGAGAAGGCGGATTTGGAGCAGTTTATAAG TTTCAGGGAAAATTACGAGATGGGCAAGAAGTAGCAATAAAGAGGCTTTCAAGAAGTTCAGGACAAGGGCTAGTGGAGTTCAAGAATGAAGCTTTACTGATTGGAAAACTCCAGCACACTAATCTTGTGAGGCTTTTGGGGTTTTGCATTcaaggggaagaaaaaataTTGATCTATGAGTACATGCCTAATAAAAGCTTAGATTCCTTACTCTTCA ATTCTTATGAAAAGAGTGTGCTTCACTGGAAGAAACGCTACAGCATTATTGAAGGTGTTACTCAAGGACTAGTTTATCTACATAAATATTCAAGATTGAAAGTGATTCATCGGGATTTAAAAACAAGCAACATTTTACTTGATGAGGAGATGAATCCAAAAATATCTGATTTTGGCATGGCTCGGATGTTTGCATTGAATGAATGTGAAGAAAATACACAGAGAGTTGTTGGAACTTA TGGTTATATGCCTCCTGAGTATGCAATGAGAGGAATTGTATCAATAAAAACTGATGTATTCAGCTTTGGAGTCATAGTACTAGAGATCATAAGTGGGAAGAAGAATAACAGCCATTATGATTCAGAAGATCCTCTCAACCTTATTGGATAT GCGTGGAAGCTGTGGAATGAAGGCAGAGTTTTTGAGCTAGTAGACCCCAAAATGATTGAACCATGGGCTGCTAGTGAAGTGCTCAGATGCATCCATGTTGGGCTATTGTGCGTACAAGACCGAGCAACAGAAAGGCCAACCATGACTGATGTTGTTTCCATGCTTTCAAATGATACTCTTCTACTTCCTGCACCAAAACAACCAGCATATTTCATAGATACAGTTAGGAAAGAAGTAGAAGTATCTGCAAAAAAATCAGATAATTGCTCCATGAATGATGTTACAATATCAGTTATGGATGCAAGGTAG
- the LOC107404756 gene encoding G-type lectin S-receptor-like serine/threonine-protein kinase CES101 isoform X2 translates to MASIKGNLLLLCFSFCVLFVDPSYCQTDTLAQGQELKHGRQLFSASGIFRLGFFQLDAANNSYLGVSYNRANEKPVWVANRNNPILGNSGILTIDRFGNFKIISRKLGDCVLLYTVQTAINASAVLLDSGNFVLHELNPDGSVKRDLWQSFDYPTDTLLPKMKLGFDRKTGLNRTLTSWRTDGFPASGSFTLGMDPSGINQMVIWWQGSTYWTSGVWQNGCFNMSHEFCYYYKYNFSYTSNEKEAYFDYSVDKEITIFPRLTVNAEGQLKGFGMDSLFTEVSCFDSSSSSLRVGCVEQKLPDCRSYHDKFVLKMGVMSRDGFRFHNDNLSITDCWERCLKNCSCVAYASANDNGTGCEIWTKDSSFTESNLSTLKEIYILESSVQMWWIWLMILVGGTAIIPLLLSSCYVLWKKCKAKSKRLQRVEENMLLHELGQVSKSQKDGKMSNELRIFSFESLVAATNIFSTENKLGEGGFGAVYKGKLRDGQEVAIKRLSRSSGQGLVEFKNEALLIGKLQHTNLVRLLGFCIQGEEKILIYEYMPNKSLDSLLFNSYEKSVLHWKKRYSIIEGVTQGLVYLHKYSRLKVIHRDLKTSNILLDEEMNPKISDFGMARMFALNECEENTQRVVGTYGYMPPEYAMRGIVSIKTDVFSFGVIVLEIISGKKNNSHYDSEDPLNLIGYAWKLWNEGRVFELVDPKMIEPWAASEVLRCIHVGLLCVQDRATERPTMTDVVSMLSNDTLLLPAPKQPAYFIDTVRKEVEVSAKKSDNCSMNDVTISVMDAR, encoded by the exons ATGGCGAGCATAAAAGGAAACCTACTTCTTCTCTGTTTTTCCTTCTGCGTACTCTTTGTGGATCCTTCTTACTGCCAAACAGACACATTAGCACAAGGCCAAGAGCTCAAACATGGGAGGCAATTGTTCTCCGCTTCTGGGATATTCAGGTTAGGATTTTTCCAGCTTGACGCTGCAAATAATTCTTATTTAGGAGTATCTTATAATAGAGCTAATGAGAAGCCAGTATGGGTTGCCAACCGGAACAACCCAATTCTTGGAAATTCAGGAATTCTCACAATTGATCGTTTTGGTAACTTTAAGATCATTTCCCGCAAGTTGGGAGATTGTGTATTACTGTATACGGTTCAAACAGCCATCAATGCAAGTGCTGTTCTACTTGATAGCGGTAATTTTGTACTACATGAATTGAATCCTGATGGGTCTGTGAAGAGGGACTTGTGGCAAAGCTTTGACTATCCTACTGATACACTTTTGCCCAAAATGAAACTGGGGTTTGACAGAAAAACTGGGCTTAATCGGACTCTAACATCTTGGAGGACTGATGGGTTTCCAGCATCAGGATCATTTACTCTTGGTATGGACCCCAGTGGTATAAACCAAATGGTTATTTGGTGGCAAGGAAGCACATATTGGACAAGTGGTGTTTGGCAAAACGGGTGTTTCAACATGTCACAtgagttttgttattattacaaGTACAACTTTAGCTACACATCAAATGAGAAAGAAGCATACTTTGATTATTCCGTTGATAAAGAAATCACCATTTTCCCAAGGCTCACTGTAAATGCAGAGGGCCAGCTCAAGGGTTTTGGTATGGATTCCCTCTTTACAGAAGTTTCATGCTTtgattcttcctcttcttccttgaGAGTTGGTTGTGTTGAGCAAAAGCTTCCGGATTGCAGGAGTTATCATGATAAATTTGTGTTGAAAATGGGAGTAATGTCTCGGGATGGATTTAGGTTTCATAATGACAATCTTTCCATCACTGATTGTTGGGAAAGATGCTTGAAAAATTGTTCTTGTGTTGCTTATGCTTCTGCAAATGACAATGGCACTGGCTGTGAGATTTGGACCAAAGACTCAAGCTTTACAGAGAGTAATTTGAGCACTTTAAAAGAGATATACATCCTTGAATCCTCAG TGCAAATGTGGTGGATATGGCTCATGATTTTGGTAGGAGGAACCGCAATTATTCCCTTGTTGCTCTCATCATGCTATGTTCTATGGAAAAAATGTAAGGCAAAAAGTAAGCGCTTACAGAGAGTTGAAGAAAACATGCTACTACATGAACTTGGCCAAGTGAGCAAAAGCCAGAAGGATGGGAAGATGAGCAATGAATTGcgtatatttagttttgaaagcCTTGTTGCTGCTACAAACATTTTCTCAACAGAAAATAAGCTGGGAGAAGGCGGATTTGGAGCAGTTTATAAG GGAAAATTACGAGATGGGCAAGAAGTAGCAATAAAGAGGCTTTCAAGAAGTTCAGGACAAGGGCTAGTGGAGTTCAAGAATGAAGCTTTACTGATTGGAAAACTCCAGCACACTAATCTTGTGAGGCTTTTGGGGTTTTGCATTcaaggggaagaaaaaataTTGATCTATGAGTACATGCCTAATAAAAGCTTAGATTCCTTACTCTTCA ATTCTTATGAAAAGAGTGTGCTTCACTGGAAGAAACGCTACAGCATTATTGAAGGTGTTACTCAAGGACTAGTTTATCTACATAAATATTCAAGATTGAAAGTGATTCATCGGGATTTAAAAACAAGCAACATTTTACTTGATGAGGAGATGAATCCAAAAATATCTGATTTTGGCATGGCTCGGATGTTTGCATTGAATGAATGTGAAGAAAATACACAGAGAGTTGTTGGAACTTA TGGTTATATGCCTCCTGAGTATGCAATGAGAGGAATTGTATCAATAAAAACTGATGTATTCAGCTTTGGAGTCATAGTACTAGAGATCATAAGTGGGAAGAAGAATAACAGCCATTATGATTCAGAAGATCCTCTCAACCTTATTGGATAT GCGTGGAAGCTGTGGAATGAAGGCAGAGTTTTTGAGCTAGTAGACCCCAAAATGATTGAACCATGGGCTGCTAGTGAAGTGCTCAGATGCATCCATGTTGGGCTATTGTGCGTACAAGACCGAGCAACAGAAAGGCCAACCATGACTGATGTTGTTTCCATGCTTTCAAATGATACTCTTCTACTTCCTGCACCAAAACAACCAGCATATTTCATAGATACAGTTAGGAAAGAAGTAGAAGTATCTGCAAAAAAATCAGATAATTGCTCCATGAATGATGTTACAATATCAGTTATGGATGCAAGGTAG